In Rhineura floridana isolate rRhiFlo1 chromosome 4, rRhiFlo1.hap2, whole genome shotgun sequence, the sequence CAAGTAGACAATTTTATCCACCAAATGTCTATCAACCTATGGATATTGAAAGCTTGGGGAATACAAGATAAAATCAACTCTAGTCCTACTGTCAAGCTATACTATCAACCAGGAAGCctaacggcggcggcggcggcgaggccTTCAGAGAGTGTGCATGGCGCCTTCAGCACATGTGGAGCTTTCCTTGGCCTTTCCTTAGGCCAGGCCTTTGcgtgcagcggcggcggcggcgaggcacggCAGCGAGGCACGGCAGCGACCCTGGGAGTGGCACAGCAGGCACTCAGGCCAggacatttaaatttgttttgtgagcggacttccgggaagggtgacttcgcttgtgcctgcttttgagacgggctcccacctcaaaagaagcttattcagatataaatcagtcagaacattttttttttgactgatgaaatttctcccgggcagggagaaacgtagagatcaacctcaaaagcctgtttttgttgggaggactggatttcattaatttatgagaaaaggtccagccagcaatgctggacggacttccgaacaagctctatctgattaatgcgatacgtttatcttttcttcaaagagaaaatggactaacaggcaagcacccttctttctattattttttttacttggtttaaattgttgcagcaaaaagagatttgtcaaatgaatcagctttaaagaaattctgggtgagctataactcttctctgttattcacgaaattaacagcttatctctgtttctattgcaaaaagctgtcctggaagtgcattctaaagatataaacagaagagggatttctattccgaggaacattatattgtctgggactattctctttttggtctattttattttgacgaatctgcttcttcacgacgccactaactgttttgatgctgggaactaaatttgttttgtattcttgaacatagagagataaggcaggctgctctgtttatactgtgatgtcatcaagcctgaaatattaacacaattgttgctgaaataagaagtggttcttctttatttttgttttgttttgttttcgtggttttaaaaatggcaatcaagaaagtggctgagaatctggaagtaattatgtttcagaaaataatggatgagattgagataacgaaacaaaccctgcgacagggcagtaaggagctgaaaattgaactgagcaaaatgacgcaggagcttaaagaaataggggatcctgtgagagaggagaatgagatcagagatgagaaaagaaaaaataaagggaagatacaagccctggagattggaacaaatgtggaattggaaaaagatctggagtttatggatattagaaataaaatctactgtttggaatttaacgttatctctgaagaaattaatgaagatattagagataaagttatcaatggcttggataatcttctggactggaatgacgtgatggagcttgatatagagaaaatctatggaattaactgcagccatgtgacaatggaaaaactctcaagagatgagccagtgcattttgtaaaaaagaagaacagagatatgactttacaacaatatttcagcaacttattcagaattgatggcaagaaaatatttgggatagaggaaattcccatcagactcttattatatgactatggctatgacagcaagattattatggaatactgataatggaagattggacactgaaattactggacttaacaggactattgaagatggaagatggaattaatatggataatggaataatggctattgaaattattggacctaacagattttgatgagatggattaatcgatatgtttatttggactatggttatgacaataagattattattattattaacgagatggattaatcgacatgtttattaggagaaaaattgatagatatatttcttaaagaattgaaacctctctttgactttttgtggaaagaataaagtaatgtttatgagatttgatgattaattaagataactactggaggaaagtgattttataatataatttaagagacaggattgttatatattgtagacctataactgatttgatctgcgacaaatgggaagtcaacattttatttttttgtttaatcatttttgttttgttttgttttttgtctttgaatgttttatgattttgttttgtatgttttatgaaaatttgaataaaaattattgtaaaaaaaaaaatttgtttTGTGAGCTCTTGCTGGGGGGGAGGCTAGCGCTAAGGGACGGTCAAGCTGGCCTCAGGCCCCCACCGCCGTTGTGAGGCCTCAAGGCTGCCAAGCCGGGAGCCTCGCAGCAGTTGCCAGCACTGGAAGGCCTCACAGCGCTGCGGCCCTTGCCGCGCCAAAAAGCCtcgccgccgccaaaattcaaaggagggcgggaagctggtggagtggccttaaatggccttcagccgccccgcctccttcctgtgtgtcacgatggcgcgccggcgcgccgcgTGCACACACGCCCAGGCCTGGGCTTCGGCTGTGGCCGCAAACTtgcccctttgcccggaagtaccgggcacggaacgggattcatGAATTTAGGAAAATTAATAAATCCTGGAATAAATGGCAGAAAAAGCTCAAATATAGGTGAAATTTACTCACTTGGGTTTTGTTTTGGCATCTGTCACTTGCGGAATATAGATACCATCTTCAGAATGTTCAATGTCACCCATTTCATACATATAAGATGATGCAATTGCAAGGGTGGTTCCATCATTACTGAAGGCTAGAGATGCTATGCTGGTAGGATAGCGATGGAACCAATAGAGTCTCTTTTTCTTGAATGGATCCCAAATATTGATGAAGCCATCAGAACCACCTACAAAAGGATTTGCAAAGAGCCATAAGAGCAGAAACTAACATTACCAATATCTGTACAGTTAAGTATGTATAGAAAGTATAAGGAAACTTGTTATTTTCTCTGTAGGAAGTGCATAAAAATCAAGCACATGGTGCAGGATAAACAATAGGTTCTTAATTaaggagccctgggctccttttgggaggaaggccaagacataaatttaacaataaataaataaatgcagaaagTTTTCAAATCCAACAGGTTACCAGGTTTACAAGCATGCAAACCAGCTACAAAGTAGAAACTATATTTTTAGCTTATATTTAAATTATACTTTTGAGAATGAAATGTTCTAAATATGTTAAAGGATTCACAGAACAACTGAAGCTTTTCACATGACTGCTTCACCAATATAACTGAAGAATTGGATCTTATCAACCAACACCATTACTAAGAATAATAGATTACCTGTAGCAAATGTGTTCTGAACATTGTGGAAAGAGACGGCATTGACTGGATAAATCTGTTCAACTGTATTCTTCAATCTGTGACATCTGAAAGTGTATTTCTTCTTCTGTACCTCCAAACTTGGATCCAAATACTCAACAGCAACAAAACCATGGATAGAGCTTAACACATAACCCTATAGGACAAAGAGAAAATCCTCACTTATTTCTATGACTGATCAtatagggtttttttccctttatgAACAGCTCTGTATCCATAAAACATTTATAAGATGTGCACAACCATTCTACATCACATTTAACTAGTGAGAGACATAGGTCCACTCTGAATCCCAAAGATGCATGAACatgaaagaaagaacaaaaagagagaggagaTTCCCAAGGGAAATATAGATTATTTCCTTAGCAATGTTTCCTGATAAAGAACGTTGCATTCCAGTTCTGACATTAAGTGTTATCTGTGAAAACAGAGGACACACTAGTGCTTTTAGAAAGAACAGATCCCAAAAGATCTCTTTTGGATAGAAATAACATCTGACAAAGTTCACTTTCATTTAATGTCTCCTAGCTATCTTGCTATCTGACATGAAGAAGccttttcctttacatttttcccACCTCAAGAAGAGCAGAAAAAAGCTAAACATTAcactgaaaccctgaaaaggaatTATGAAACAAAGACTCTCTTGTTCTTATGTTAATTCTTTTTGTGGCTTTGATAGGTTTAGGAAAGAGACATGCCAAGCCCAGAAATAACTCCTAAGCAAGtaggtttttttaatttaaatcctGTAACAGTATTTCCCAGAACATTAATTTTCTTAGAGCCTAGCATTTATGCTAGTCTAGTGTTCCTGCATAATTCAGAGTTCTCTGTGATAATTTTAGAAACAAATATTAAAGTTGCTGTAGTTTCCAACCACATTAGCAGCTTCAAAACCTCCTAAGAAAAGTAGAGCAAATTTATCATTTGTCTTAGAGGTAGCAATAAAACTTGCAAGACTCAAAATAAACATTATGAACAAGTCAATCATAAATCTCATCTGATACAATGGAGACTATTTTTCCTACATTTACTGCAGCACAATTTAAATACCTGTTTGTTAGGGAATGCTCTGATGCAACGAGTTTGATATTTAAGACTTGATTCTCTTCTCTGTTGAACACAGCCCATGTTTCGTAAGTCCCATACCAAAACTCTCCGACCAGCTGTTCCCACTATCAGTCTGTCACCAGACACAGACAACGTATACACCTTGGAAAAAGTTATCAAGTATTATTACATTTTTCAGCTTTAATATTAGGATTTCTACTTTAACAGTGTAAAGGTAGCACCAAAAGATTGCCTGTTCCATTAATATGTACAATAACAGGCTTTTAAAAGTGAAAGACTATCAGACTTAACTGTCCATGAAACAGTAAAATGCATAACACATGGACTACACAAGACTCACCCACATCAAAATATCAAAGTCCTAAATATAAAATCTTCCTATAGATAAGAGTCTTAAGACACAGAGATGCATTTTTTCTTGTTATTTTTCCTTCTTCATATATATCCCTAGTGAAATTTATCCATTCTCGCTGACCATTGCTTTTCCAGCCACCACACAAACGTAAGTTTCTATCAAACAGTGTGCCTGCCAACTCATCTAACCCGAGCTTTCTCAAATCTTTCTTACCCATGGTTAGCACAAACCACTGCACATTCATTTCTAATCAGAGTTGCAGTTTGGAGCTGGCCATTACTAGCacacacataaaaaaaaaaacagaataatGCTGCAACATAATTGTAAGGCTCTGAAAGGGAAAAGCAATTTTAaattctgaaaataaataaaatgcagggtgggcagggTGAATTTGTCTGCAAGAAGTAAGAAGGGATGGGGGCAGAGTGCACAAGCCCATTAAACGACTCTCAGtctcttaaccatggtttattggtTACAAATAATTACATCTGTATCAGGATTACATAAAGTTTTTAAACAATAGTTTCAAAATTCAATagctgaatattaggcaggcaccatctctgctatcttttcagcgccttttgaagcctttactctttcaacaagtcttttaatttgagacctatctgttagaattgcttgttaatatgtttttaaataatgttttaaccctttttaaagatgtttttaaagctttttaaaaatgtttttaacgttgttttgttttaatctattttaagatctgtttttatgatgttttaaagtgtttttagcgcttctgtttgcactgtacaacttttcagttgtaccacggaatgccaagtttgtatgccaagaactatgaccaaagcaatcaagctTTCCAAGATTTGTCGCCAACATTGTTCTTGCCTAATTTTCTTCTGGTTAATATaatcaattgtttttcctttagacaagtgcaattcaagttctctccaggtctgatagttttctaaatggtcagtattcctAAAATTGCACAAACACGCTGTTACTCGAGTATAAAAAGGATACATAAAAAACAGAATACATAATTTTTTCAtaagactttataattaattatattccatagcactgttgtggtatttatcttaaaataaaaaatataaattgtcatttgcatttttacaagggttaaaaaaactaaccTGTATAAAACTGtacccctcaaaggtcagtactgtgcccctctgaggtctgcgctcTAGGCGCCTagctggcctaatgatagcacctgCCCTGCTTATAACAAATATGTATTCAGGAATATGCCCAAGTTACGTATCTGTTCCTTCAGAGAGAAAGCAATCCCATCTAGAGCAACAATTAGCCTGTCTTCTGGACACAAAATCACCTACCCAAAAAGCCTCTATCCtccctggatagggttgccaggtctccggttttctgccggagactccgacaaaagggggccgtctccggcctccggctatatttcaatttaaaaggtggatctccggctttttattggccccctcagccacgcatgcgtgattgaccacgcatatgttgggctgcggctggccgacttccgctctttacaatttcaggcaggcaggacttgagcagccgacacagtgagggactcctccagcagcagcccctgcccactCCCGCCACCAGCCCACCACCCACAGAGAGAACATACAGGTGAGCCCGGGCGtgtgagggtgatctgatggcccatgggtgggtggaggcgagcggtggcagtggaggcagcggaggctaggctgggccggCCTGGCTCCGTCTTAGCCCCGgccggcccggagccagttcccctggggctcaggctgctgaagtctctggttggggggggatcgcggccgctgccgtgggtggaggcgagtggtggcagtggagcccaggctgggccggctccctcttagccccggccaagATGGGGCCCATGCGGCTTGCGgcctgcctggcagcctcagcgcaggagccgtggagggcaggccagggcggctcctcctccttagtccagccggttctccgGCTCCGGAAAGGACagccggctgcttcacccctcctgctgttgatgctgctgggggggcccatcgtggccgctgccgcccagcggcgcccacagcaggaggggtgaagccggcggccgtcctttccagagcagaggaaccggctccggggctaaaaaggagctGGCCCgtcctgccctccacggctcctgctgaggctgacaagccgcgatgcccatctcctagcaaccgctgccgagacagggCCGACGCGGCGGCCTGCAGGCTCAGCCTCaacaggagccgtggagggcaggccagggcggctcctcctccttagtccagccagttctcctgctccgaaaaggatggccggccgcttcacccctcctgctgttggcgccgctggggggcccatcgtggccgctgccgcccagcggcgcccacagcaggaggggtgaagccggcggccgtcctttccagagcagaggaaccggctccggggctaaaaaggagccggcccggcctgccctccacggctcctgctgaggctgacaagctgcgacgcccatctcctagcaaccgttGCCGAGACAGGGCCGACACGGCGGCCTGCAggctcagcctcagcaggagccgtggagggcaggccgggccggatcctcctccttagtccagccggttctcccGCTCCGGAAACAATGCTTGTGAAACAATGTTTGTGAAACAATGCAGAGGAAGGGTGCAGGCAAGGAGCTCtttaaaggagagagagagggattgaGGAAAGCAGTGAGGTATGGCACATGACATGAGATGCTGAATGTGGAGAACGTGCTCTCCTGGTGCCAGTTTTGCCTTTCTGTATTGTTGAGACCTTGGACAGGCCCCACTGTTAGGTTTCCCCACTTGGTAATCTGCAAGAACAGGGTAGCATCATCAGCCTATCTGGATGTTGgaaaatgttggaaaattcaggacagaaaaaaggaagtacttcttcatatagtgtcatgcatagttaaactatggaattcactatcaCAAGATGTTCTGCTGCTGTGCTCAAGTTCTGCTTATGgatttcccattggcatctggttgaccagtgTAATGCTGGACTAGACTTTGTCTGATCCAGAAAtgtacttcttatgttcttaagatcctGGTCAAGAGTGAGCACGGCACATCAAAAGTATAGCAGATTTAACTATGGCTGCATGCATTTTCAAAACAGAATTCTGAATTGCCAGAAATAACATAATCAAGTCAAagtacttttgtgtgtgtgtgaatttcacTGGCAagtcaagaaaaaaaaagaataaccATCAAATATTTAACAGGCTCAAATAAAAAATATGGAGAACAgtaaaagagaacactgagaaaagtAGAGTTTAGTtcaatattaattaaaatatccCACTGGCAATATCAGGAGAGTGACAAAACAAATTGCAGATTGTCCTTTTGGGAAAGTAGTGTGAAGAAAAGATTGTGTTCCTTTTTCTCCACATTAAATAACTGTGACAATTGATAAAATTGTTAATTTAGTCAGCTGTTAATTCACCAGCTCATGGATGCAAAAGGGACTGTAGTCTGCTGAACAACTCCTAGTTTGGGGAGCGCTGagcgctgatgtgcctgtccctccacatTTATCTTGCTGTatgtagatagccgggacgaggACCAGAACATCCAGGAAGCacacacagcaggatcttggtaggcatgcctttatggaatcatatggcttcatttatggaatcaatccatgtcttgtttggccttcctctttttctactccctgctattttcccaagcattataaaagattattcttatttcgtataatcttttataagatgtttcatcttgatgcaatttaaaaccattcaattgcttcagcaggcaaagcagtcattaagtggtctgccaagaccctcagtaatgctcaagtagtggtggtggtgagtttgcaaatccctggtctatcgccttgctttCTGGTTGTGAActtacaggatgcatttgactggccagggttgggtgctgggtttgaagaacataaggagagccctgctggatcagccaaaggtccatttagtccagcgttttgtttgcacagtgaccacctagatgcctgtgggaagcccacaagcagtgctgtccccacttgtgattcccagcaaatggtacacagagccatatagcttgtgatatgaagggcctttactctgatccagcagggctcctccagcagcttTGTGGCATACTCCTacaggtctacaagaaagtttgggttctacaaaataagttaattaatgcaaattattgtgtgatgtagcagtttaatagtgaattaaatgtgtggtgtgaatgtggcctgagttttagcaagtggaggaaagctgaatgacccagaggaagccaaggttctgatggaacgcctctcccgatatgaacctacccgtacactgtgctccacatcgaagaccctcctccgggtgcctactcagagggaagctcggaggatgacaacgagaaaaagggccttctaagtggtgggccccgaattatggaacgatcttcctgatgaggtacgcctggcgccagcaCTACTATCTTTttagcgccaggttaaaaccttcctcttcttccaggcatttttgcatttcagcattttagtatgtgttttaaaatgttttattaatcTTGAAATTTttctgttatgttttaaattgtttaattatgtgttttaattgtatactgaagTTTTAGTtggctgtgaaccgcccaggtagctttggctatggggcggtatataaatctaataaataaataagtaaaggttGGTTGATTTAGTCCCTACTTCCCAGATAACAACTTTCGCCGTTCTCttaacatttcagcatttcagagataaatgtctaaaaccagctgcaatttcattgcttcagtgggtctctactctagttgggactagcaattggattatgattagcagattgattggtgatgtaacctgcctttgttctcttaaagatagtgtttgttaataaaaaaattgtttgtaacctggtgctattggttttatttctgtcacatttttacctttaccttaatactagaggtaattgtataattgtataattgtgattgccaactgcttgcctagaatgccctcccttgtccttaacatggctgcaaccgtatctactcagaagtaagtcctatttagttcagatcttgtaagttcaggtctgtggcttccttgatgtactcaatccatctcttctttggccttcctctttttctactcccttctgtttttcccagcattcttgtcttttctagtgaatcatgtcttgtcatgatgtgtccaaagtatgataacctcagtttcatcattttagcttctagtgatagttctggtttaatttgttcggacacccaattatttgtctgttttgcctagaatgtcctcccttgtccttaacatggctgcaaccgtatctactcagaagtaagtcctattgagttctatggggcttagttccttaataagcatgtttacagttgctgccttcaggggcatctatctgtgctcccatctaacatctctgcaacactaaactcctttcttccaataatggccaagtctgagggcacgtaaacccttcttgccagaagcaagtaaactagaaggcatcagaactgcacctcccaagaaatgtccctaatgtcctagtaagagttctacccaGAAGTTGAAGGATTACACTGAccctttggtatgtgttgctgtggttggtatggtattgcatttagggaagcatcactgtcttttttcattttctgtttgcatttcatgtacctttgaccctcctcccttaaatccatagaagcaacaacagtggttccatgtggtcaactaaacccctaaaacccattgatgatgtgccttgttggttgcatgatggtttgttttttgcccactaatggtaaaagagaattcacatatttgaaagtgtggctgcagttgttgttcccaagctgctgcctgtgaaggtagaccaaaccatgggtgttttctctctgtcaattattactcactggaattggattggctgtccaagtgagtttatagcaccccacagagtagacagaaagggtagagaatcttctttctcttacacatttctcagacctctttctgaagtgaagggtcaaatctgtaaagaagtttggagcagccacattaaaagataaggccagggcattccatgcagggggttgtcaaccctgcttggatatggatgtctttgcagaggatccctagtcaagcattactaacagcacaatccaaactatatctactcagaagtaagtcctgttgagttctatggggtttagttccttaataagcatgtttatagttgctgccttcaggagcatccatctgtgctccaacactaagctcctttctttctataatggcctggcctgagggcacgtaaacccttcttgccagaagcaaggaagctagattaaatgttccctaaaggtgttgaactgtgacctgggagaccagggttcgaatccccacccagccatgaagctccctgggtgaccttgggccagtcactgcctctcagactcagaggaaggcgatagtaaaccacctctgtctgaatactgcttaccatgaagaccctatctgggaccaacttgaaggctgtccatttccattttgcatcaccctaagcttgtgagaaagaatgaccttgtcacttcagatggacctaggaacaccctattttaggtaagatttctattttaatctccagagaattttttttgaatggcatgctccaagcaactgtggttgatacaatgtatcatgcttaatgacgtcactagggcccgccccatgatgtcaccagggcccaccccgtgacgtcaccagggcccgccccgtgacatcaccagggcccgccccgtgatgtcaccagggcccgcccccattttctcaggtttttggatggctccgacctggcaacacTATCCCTGGATTCAGTTTATGCAACTCAAGCAACTTTGCATTCCTCAGAAGGGCATTAAGAGGAGCCCTAGAGGGTCAGATCAAGATGTGCATGGGTCCAACTAGCACAGTTTCCTGCTTCCAATGGCGGGCAAACAATTGCTTCAAGGAAGTCAACAAACACGGCATGAAGGCAAGAACCCCTCTGCAGTTGCTTGCCTCTTATCAACTAGAACTCAGGGCAGACTGCACCTAAGGTTGGAGCCCACATTTAGCC encodes:
- the LOC133384274 gene encoding mitotic checkpoint protein BUB3-like isoform X1; this translates as MGCVQQRRESSLKYQTRCIRAFPNKQGYVLSSIHGFVAVEYLDPSLEVQKKKYTFRCHRLKNTVEQIYPVNAVSFHNVQNTFATGGSDGFINIWDPFKKKRLYWFHRYPTSIASLAFSNDGTTLAIASSYMYEMGDIEHSEDGIYIPQVTDAKTKPKMARLPLVNLLPPVAPESPPQLSPVSPVSTPRCFPAASSGSFSSSRPKTPHLLSRVPVLLERPMEGVPCRVDSITASPSPSAADEAAEDEAGSADSAAVPGPLHTHSQPTPPHKQEISRGRQSNQATKQPSSGG
- the LOC133384274 gene encoding mitotic checkpoint protein BUB3-like isoform X2; the protein is MGCVQQRRESSLKYQTRCIRAFPNKQGYVLSSIHGFVAVEYLDPSLEVQKKKYTFRCHRLKNTVEQIYPVNAVSFHNVQNTFATGGSDGFINIWDPFKKKRLYWFHRYPTSIASLAFSNDGTTLAIASSYMYEMGDIEHSEDGIYIPQVTDAKTKPKQDGSPTVGKPPASCRSRVSTTALSCLSRLHSSLLPRRIQWLLLLIETENASSSFSGSCSSGAADGGCAVSR